The Procambarus clarkii isolate CNS0578487 chromosome 4, FALCON_Pclarkii_2.0, whole genome shotgun sequence genomic sequence AAGTTTCATGCTCTCTAATTGGTCAAGTTTCATGCTCTCTAATTGGTCAAGTTTCATGCTCTCTAATTGGTCAAGTTTCATGCTCTCTAATTGGTCAAGTTTCATGCTCTCTAATTGGTCAAGTTTCATGCTCTCTAATTGGTCAAGTTTCATGCTCTCTAATTGGTCAAGTTTCATGCTCTCTAATTGGTCAAGTTTCATGCTCTCTAATTGGTCAAGTTTCATGCTCTCTAACTGGTCAAGTTTCAAGCTCTCTAACTGGTCAAGTTTCATGCTCTCTAACTGGTCAAGTTTCATGCTCTCTAACTGGTCAAGTTTCATGCTCTCTAATTGGTCAAGTTTCATGCTCTCTAATTGGTCAAGTTTCATGCTCTCTAATTGGTCAAGTTTCATGCTCTCTAATTGGTCAAGTTTCATGCTCTCTAATTGGTCAAGTTTCATGCTCTCTAATTGGTCAAGTTTCATGCTCTCTAATTGGTCAAGTTTCATGCTCTCTAATTGGTCAAGTTTCATGCTCTCTAATTGGTCAGGTTTCAAGCTCTCTAATTGGTCAAGTTTCATGCTCTCTAACTGGTCAAGTTTCATGCTCTCTAATTGGTCATTAGAGATGAAACGACCTATACGCGTCACTCTCCTGATCGGTAGTTAAAAACAGCTTTTAATAACACAATGCAAATCTAAAAATAATCTCAAATATCCTAAAGCCCAATTTTACGAAATCCAGAATTGTCTTAAACCATTGAATAAACGCCTTGACTACCGCGTAGAAAATAGCATTATGAAACTTGATCTTTGTGGCTGGTCCGGGAGCTAGAGTCCGTCCACAAACGTATGAGAGAGGATGTAGCGTGACCTTTGTAGATTAAGAGTGAGCGAGATGGTCAAATTTAGCTCTGATCCCTGCAGCATCTCTTCAGCTTACAACACTCTTCCCTAtcaactacgggctcgccatagcccgtgctgcttggaactttttgttccaggtaaggaatctttaacaacaacattctTCCCTCTGGGGATATCTATCCTCACCTCTCACGAAAAGATACCTCACTTTTGCTCACGCATATGTGCACATGgttgtacacactatacacacacacacacacacacacacacacacacacacacacacacacacacacacacacacacacacacacacacacacacggttggaacaagttaggtgagaaggtggtggaggccaagaccgtcagtagtttcaaagcgttatatgacaaagagtgctgggaagacgggacaccacgaacgtagctctcatcctgtaactacacttaggtaattacacacacacacacacacacacacacacacacacacacacacacacacacacacacacacacacactacacactacacactacacacacacacacacacacacacacacacacacacacacactacacactacacactacacacacacacacacacacacacacacacacacacacacacacacacacacactacacactacacacacacacacacacacacacacacacacacacacacacacacacacacacacactacacactacacactacacacacacacacacacacacacacacacacacagccaatgtGAAGAGCAAATCATATCATTACATCAATTATCATCTTAAGGCTCTTTATCTCTCAGATATTTAGATCCCCACgacgagaggcgggacccaagagctcaAGCTGAGCCAAGCGTCAGCTGAGCGAGCATTACCTGAAGGGGGATGAACACTGAGACGCCAACAGGAAGGACATTGCGCAATATCAACATCGAATACATTTCCCCGGACCCTCAGACGTTCTGAGGAAATGTTAGGGACCTATGATAATTATTTTCCCACAGTCTAGAGGGTGAGAGGCCTCACCCTCTAGACTGTGGCACGCCTATAGGGTGAGGGCGTGCTCCCTCACactatatttatatatgaatattgcaataatatataataattacatttCCCTAACTATCTGTACAATCCCATTATTATTTCATATTTTATAGCATATTCAAAACAAAAAACTCCTAAAAAAACTACTTTAAACACTAAGTGTGCAGTCAAGTACAATATATTTGACTCACGTTATTATCAACTACTTTTATATTAATAAGACGCAAACCTAGATGTAAACAGGAAATGCAAGTATGCCGCGTCTTTCGTCCAATAATTAGacaggaaaggaggaggaggagacccacttgAACCAATCACGTTACAGCAAAATACACCcctatccccccaccccccaaacaGCCAAGGAGCCAATCACCGGCACCGTCTGACTCCAGCCAATCACATGCCTGGGGTTGATTCGGtggttacaaaaaaaaaaaagaggcaacGTTGGTGATAATGTTTTGAAAACCTGTTCTGTACCTCGCCACAGTCTCGAGGGTTTACTGAAGTGTATGACATTACTGCGTGTCTATTTGACAGATAAAATGACACTTTCTTATACAACTGTTGTGCTTATAGGGACTCtagatctctctctgtctctctcccctaGACAGGACTCCTCACCCTAGACAGGACTCCTCACCCTAGACAGGAACAACTCTCCCTAGACAGGAACAACTCTCCCTAGACAGGAACAACTCTCCCTAGACAGGAACAACTCTCCCTAGACAGGAACAACTCTCCCTAGACAGGAACAACTCTCCCTAGACAGGAACAACTCTCCCTAGACAGGAACAACTCTCCCTAGACAGGAACAACTCTCCCTAGACAGGAACAACTCTCTCTACACAGGTTGTATAGAACCGTCCAACTGCCTGTCCACGTGATGCTGGTTGTATGTCTCTACTCTTGAATGTTTATCTGTCTCGCTGCCCGACTGTCCATCTCTCTGTCATCGCCTGAACACTGGTTTGTTTATTTTTCCCGTGGTGTTGCTGAGAGATGAAATGGTGGATGAGATCAAATCCATTATCCTGATCAATATATGTAGATTACAACTAATCATAACATTCACAATTAATCATATCAGGCACAATCACAACCAGTAAGCTGATCACAGCTAACAAGCACAACTAATCATTAGCACCAGCGATGAGCTAGAGAAACAGGATACGCTGCCACATTGAGATCACCGAGTGTTAGTCCATATCCTGAAGTCCTCCACCTGCAGTgctctttcccccctctctctgggggaGAGCGGTGCGTCTGGGGGTGACTCTAGGGGTGTGTCAGGGGTGCCTCTAGGGGTGCGTCTGGGGGTGACTCTAGGGGGTGCGTCTGGGGTGACTCTAGGGGTGCGTCTGGGGTGACTCTAGGGGTGCGTCTGGGGTAACTCTAGGGGTGCGTCTGGGGTGACTCTAGGGGTGCGTCTGGGGGTGACTCTAGGGGTGCGTCTGGGGTGACTCTAGGGGTGCGTCTGGGGTGACTCTAGGGGTGCGTCTGGGGTGACTCTAGGGGTGCGTCTGGGGTGACTCTAGGGGTGCGTCTGGGGTGACTCTAGGGGTGCGTCTGGGGTGACTCTAGGGGTGCGTCTGGGGTGACTCTAGGGGTGCGTCTGGGGTGACTCTAGGGGTGCGTCTGGGGTGCCTCTAGGGGTGACTCTAGGGGTGCGTCTGGGGTGACTCTAGGGGTGCGTCTGGGGTGACTCTAGGGGTGCGTCTGGGGTGACTCTAGGGGTGCGTCTGGGGTGACTCTAGGGGTGCGTCTGGGGTGACTCTAGGGGTGCGTCTGGGGTGACTCTAGGGGTGCGTCTGGGGTGACTCTAGGGGTGCGTCTGGGGTGACTCTAGGGGTGCGTCTGGGGATGACTCTAGGGGTGCGTCTGGGGTGACTCTTACTTTTAGTCTCCGTCCAGTACTCTGGCCTAGTTCTTATGTAGGGACCGTGTGTGTAATGTATATTTAAGTTACAATCTATTCACCCTTTGATCTCATCCATTTATTTGTCGAACTCTaataggtttgttaggcatgtccTCCGATCCCGTGTTGGTGCTTTGTAAAGCCTGCAATGGGCGTTCTtattattttctttgttattctcTACTGTTATGTGTATTGTCCGCTAGTTACTGCCACTTGGGGTGTGGATGGGTGGTTCGTATCAGATGTTTttcccgcctgacagctgagtggatagcgcttcggattcgtagtcctgaggtttcgggttcgatccccggtggaggcggagacaaatggacaaaatgtttctttcaccccctgatgcccctgttacttagctggaaataggtacctgggaattagacagctgctacgggctgcttcctgggggtgaaggcctggacgaggaccgggccgcggggacactaagccctgaaatcaactcaagataatacAAGGGCCAAACATCTGGaggttaagtgtgtgtgtgggtactcacctagttgtgcttgcgggggttgagctttggctctttggtcccgcctctcaaccgtcaatcaacaggtgtacaggttcctgagcctattgggctctatcatatctacacttgaaactgtgtataaagtccgcctccaccacgggatatgtgtgtgtgtgtaaatgtgtgtatctatgtatttacgtatgtaggttagcttagcattttaaaagcactacaatcaccgtctgtggttgattgttcaataaacccttgaactatatgtttaacacttctctaaccctgtccatggaggacagaagaaaatgtatatatatgctggttagctttgtaaatgtctggccacgtctgtggtagaaaataataataataataataataaaagagaCTAATCCCTACCCTTACCCATTAAAACGACAATTATCTGGTCCTCCATCGACGAGACAACTGCTCCCCTTGAGACGACCCCCCCCCCAGAACACTGAAGAACACTGAAGAACAAGATGAAGGAACAAGATGAAGGAACAAGATGAAGGAACAAGATGAAGGAACAAAACACTCCCTCGCCTCCTGACCGTCTCCATGGCAACATCTCCCGAAAAATCACAGTGACCTCCATAACATAATCTATCGACAGTCACGAAAGAAAGTTGCATGTACAAACGGACGATTCGGTCGACGTCGATGCGTTAGACCCATGTGATTTTCGCCCTTGTGAGCCACGAGGGCAAAACTCCCTTATCATCCGAGACTAATATTTTCGCGAGGGGGAGAAGCAAGCGAAGGCATTTCCGTTTTGATTATATCCCAGAATTATCGTTCAAAGTCAATTTATACCTTTTGAATTAGAAATAGATTTGCAGCGTGGTTTTTctttgagggggggaggagagggttgTAGCGATTGGGCATCATTACTATGGGATATCTCCCAGGTATCTCTCAGGGGTCTAGTGAGGATGCTGTGGGTGAGATGAAGACAGATGCGACTGGAGGTCCCGATAGCTCTCAGCTCCCACGACGAAGCATAATGGGACGGAGCGAAAGAGAGACTTGAAGAAGGGACAGATTGCGCAAGTACGAACCAGTGGATAGGCATGGGAGGGAGAGTGGAAGGGTTACcagtccccctctctctctcccacccatcccaggtgtgtgggggggggggaagggaccgAGAATAGGGTGGAGAGGTCAGAGACCCCACCCCAAGGTACAGAAGGATATGGACAGTAGTGATGGGTACAGGatgcactcctgtgccaggtaagtccactacgggatcaccatagcccgtgctacttgccccgctcctgtgccaggtaagtccactacgggctcaccatagcccgtgctacttgccccgctcctgtgccaggtaagtccactacgggctcaccatagcccgtgctacttgccccgctcctgtgccaggtaagtccactacgggctcaccatagcccgtgctacttgccccgctcctgtgccaggtaagtccactacgggctcaccatagcccgtgctacttgccccgctcctgtgccaggtaagtccactacgggctcaccatagcccgtgctacttgccccgctcctgtgtcaggtaagtccactacgggctcaccatagcccgtgctacttgccccgctcccgtgccaggtaagtccactacgggctcaccatagcccgtgctacttgccccgctcccgtgccaggtaagtccactacgggctcaccatagcctgtgctacttgccccgctcctgtgccaggtaagtccactacgggctcaccatagcctgtgctacttgccccgctcctgtgccaggtaagtccactacgggctcaccatagcccgtgctacttggaacttgatctgagtagctgaatctataacaacaacaacggtacAGGATGGACAGTGAGAGCAAGAGAGACGGGAAAACAGGAGGAGATGAGACAGAGTTGACGGGTAACTGTCACATAAAAGGGGACAAAAGAGACAGCAATAATGCGAAAAATCACACCATGCAAATTAGGTAGACAGGTGAACCAAATACATTAACggggttcttgaggttatcttgagatgaattcggggcttagtgtccccgcggcccggtcctcgaccaggcctccacccccaggaagcagcccgtgccagctgactaactcccaggtacctatttactgctaggtaacaggagggtgaaagaaactctgcccattgtttctctccggtgcccgggatcggacccgggaccacaggatcacgcgtccagtgttctgtccgcacaGCCACcggcaccaccagccaccaaggCAACGGAAGACACAGAACGCACTCACAGAACGCACTCACAGAACGCACTCACAGGAAGCACACTCACAGGAAGCACACACATAACCCACATTGCTTCTCTTGGAAAAAGATATTCCCACCTCCATCACAAGGTAACGACTGAGAACATTGCTACTGTCTACTCCCAAAAAGATCTAAATCCTATTGGTAAAACCTCGTAGAACTTCTCAAACTATGTGTTATAATCCCATAGAAAAAGACCCatgttttaacttttttttttttttttattaagatatgaggtacatctgcattagtgcagctaccctagactatatgaagtggagtacagtgtgtcaaaaaagctaactaggtgatgctaaaaaatccccatcaccttaggctaccttgaggctaccttgaggtgcttccggggcttagtgtccccgcggcccggtcgtcgaccaggcctcctggttgctcgaccaggcctcctggttgccatcACACAGGATGTTTTAACGCCGTCAAataacttcatatagtctagggtagctgcactaatgcagatgtacctcatatctaaataaaaaaaaaaagtcaaataAATCACTGCTACAAGGCTCACTATCCACTTAGCAACGAGTTTCAAAATCATGGTATCCGGGTTTAATATCATGGTATCCAgtggccagattcaagaagcagttacgcaagcacttacgaacgtgtacatctttcctcaatcattgacggctttggttacatttattaaacagtttacaagcatgaaaacttgccaatcaactgttgttgttgttataaacagcctcctggtgcttccgagctcattaactgtttaataattgtaaacaaagccgccaaagattgaggaatcatggagaggttcgtaagtgcttgcgtaactgcttcgtgaatctggccccagttcacTAATACCAGCAGTAGACGACTGATGGTGTATCACCATGCGTATGGTGAAGTTCAGATGGTGAGCCAGAAGCAACTAACGCACATAAGAGGAGTGTTCGGTCCCTTGTATTTTGGTACCTCGGTACCTTAAGGGGTACCTTAAGGGGTACCTTAAGGGGTACCTTAAGGTACAAGGGGTACCTTAAGGTACCCCTTGTACCTAAAGTGCAGTCAAAAAGTTACATCAACATgttcttgtttaagattcgctacttggaagaaaaagttccaaatagcacgggctatggtgagcccgtagtgggtaCATCGACAATGTAGAGAGAGACTCaaagctctcagaactgtagaggGGTACAGCCCTAAatacggtgttaatattagaataacaaaaatgatgtatttagcatatataaggtctctgataagaCTATCACGGTTTTGTGTTCTACATAATcctttttttgcgctaccgctcacaggatgagtatggggtgcacaataaactaccgctcacaggaggagtatggggtgcacaataaactaccgctcacaggaggagtatagggtgcacaataaactaccgctcacaggagtatagggtgcacaataaactaccgctcacaggaggagtatggggtgcacaataaactaccactcacaggaggagtatagggtgcacaataaactaccactcacaggatgagtatggggtgcacaataaactaccactcacaggaggagtatggggtgcacaataaactaccactcacaggaggagtatagggtgcacaataaactaccactcacaggaggagtataggGTGAGGCAAAATTATTGACTaggagaaaaaaaacaaaataactCCCAGGGAATTATACCTATCACATAACCACtaaaaaagtccactacgggctcaccatagaccgtgctacttggaaccaccAAAGTTCACAATATGCAGATAGACTTAAGAGTAACTAAATGTACTTAACAGTCAAGATAGACTATTTGAAACAAATAAAATGATGAGACCAAAGCTTTTGTGTGATTAAACAGCCTTGTGGTAGTTGAACTATTAGaacacattacacacagagatcacactaacgtgatgcatcaaatgaacaaatccacaagggccgtgacgaggattcgaacctgcgtccgggagcatcccagacactgccttaatcgactgagctacgacagggttaaaagagttgaaacacaTATACAAAGGAACTAGTTATTCTCAATGGCTTCAAGAACCACTAATATTAAAAATGATGGAACTGCATCGGACTGAAAATGTTAAATACCACTGAACTAGGCAATTGAGGTGTCACTGGTGATACAAACAGCCAAAGTCAGAACAAATAGAGTGCCACTCAGGAAACACAGATAGATAAGTACATATTGGTAAGAACACTCAAGGCACTCaaggtggcctcgtagcctggtggatagcgcgcaggactcgtaattctgtggcgcgggttcgattcccgcacgaggcagaaacaaatgggcaaagtttctttcaccctgaatgcccctgttaccaagcagtaaataggtacctgggtgttagtcagctgtcacggggtgcttcctgggggtggaggcctggtcgaggaccgggccgcggggacactaaagccccgaaatcatctcaagataactcaagataactcacACACGGGAtacactcacccccacacacgtCCAAAACACACTTACAGGACACGTTCAAGACACAAATATCCATCTCACACAGGAAAGAAAGGCAACACTTATAcaatccacattcacagaacacaCACTGTTGCAGCACTCGTTTAGTAAACACATACGATACACTCCcatatatacactcacctgttgcaCTCAGAACAACACACTCGAGACACACAGCTATAGAGCGAGAACGTCCACAGGATGCGTCTACAGGATTCAATTCAAAAGGATTTACTGACTGTACTTCACAGGATCTTCACAGGATCTTCACAGGATCTTCACAGGATCTTCACTGGATCTTCACAGGATCTTCACAGGATCTTCACAGGATCTTCACAGGATCTTCACTGGATCTTCACAGGATCTTCACAGGATCTTCACAGGATCTTCACAGGATCTTCACAGGATCTTAACAGGATCTTCACAGGATCTTCACAGGATATGAGTATCTACTGCCGCCATGCTTTAAATAACTGTACTTGTTGATGCCAGAGACACTCACCACTTCCAATAACAAAGACATGATTGTATTTGTTATGATGATgacatattgaccagaccacacacactagaaggtgaagggacgatgacttttcggtccgtcctggaccattgtcacaatcgacttgagaatggtccaggacggaccgaaacgtcgtcgtcccttcatcttctagtgtgtggtctggtcaacatacttcatgtTGTTGAGTCACAACatactcgttattgtgactcatcatctgctgttgatatatgtttacagacaGCCTCGGAGCCTAGAATGTTTACAGGCAGCCTCGGAGCCTACAGTGTTTACAGGCAGCCTCGGAGCCTACAGTGTTTACAGACAGCCTCGGAGCCTAGAATGTTTACAGGCAGCCTCGGAGCCTACAATGTTTACAGGCAGCCTCGGAGCCTACAATGTTTACAGGCAGCCTCGGAGCCTACAATGTTTACAGGCAGCCTCGGAGCCTACAATATTTACAGGCAGCCTCGGAGCCTACAATGTTTACAGGCAGCCTCGGAGCCTACAATGTTTACAGGCAGCCTCGGAGCCTACAATGTTTACAGGCAGCCTCGGAGCCTACAATGTTTACAGACAGCCTCGGAGCCTACAATGTTTACAGGCAGCCTCGGAGCCTACAATGTTTACAGGCAGCCTCGGAGCCTACAATGTTTACAGGCAGCCTCGGAGCCAACAGTGTTTACAGACAGCCTCGGAGCCTACAATGTTTACAGACAGCCTCGGAGCCTACAGTATTTACAGGCAGCCTCAGAGCCTACAATGTTTACAGACAGCCTCGGAGCCTACAATATTTACAGACAGCCTCGGAGCCTAGAATACAAGTTCTGCTCGATACAGAGATACATACGGTGGGTAGCTGTGTCTCTTGACACATGTAGCACTATACCTTACTGAAAAAATACATAAACACAGCTGTAATTGAGCTCATTGCATAATAGGCTTCGTTTAGATACTTATCTTGACCCTCAGATGAGAAAGGAACAGAGCCACATACACCATACAACCCACATACATCATACACCATACAACCCACATACATCATACAACATACACTAAGCCACATGAACCCAAATATAtcggaaataaaataaaaataaaactttAGCAAGAAAATACATAAATAAGAATATTTTCTCTTATAAGAAACATGTGATCAAGGGCATTCAGGAAACAAAGAGATCTGATGCTGAAAGAGctaggtgaagggggggggggtaatagggggttaggatggggggggggggacaagggtgagtggggggagaagGGTGAAGGACAAAGTTATACACAGTTGCCTCAGCAACTGcaagataacagcatttaaacaAGCCACTGTAACTTCATGATAACTACCTTAACAAGCCACTGTAACTTCATGATAACATTTAAACAAGCCACTGTAACTGCAAGATAACAGTACCTAAACAAGCCACTATAACTGAAAGATAACATTTAAACAAGCCACTGCCCACTGTAACTGAAAGATAACATTTAAACAAGCCACTGCCCACTATAACTGAAAGATAACATTTAAACAAGCCACTGCCCACTGTAACTGAAAGATAACATTTAAACAAGCCACTGCCCACTATAACTGAAAGATAACATTTAAACAAGCCACTGCCCACTGTAACTGAAAGATAACATTTAAACAAGCCACTGCCCACTATAACTGAAAGATAACATTTAAACAAGCCACTGCCCACTATAACTGAAAGATAACATTTAAACAAGCCACTGCCCACTGTAACTGcaagataacagcatttaaacaAGCCACTGACCACTGTAACTGCAAGATAACAACATTTAAACAAGCCAAACAAGCCACTGTAACTGCAGGATAACAGTACCGAAACAAGCCACTATAACTGCAAGATAACACGTAAACCAAGCCTCAATAACAGCAAGATAACACATAAACAAGCCTCAATAACTGCAAGATAACACATAAACAAGCCTCAATAACTGCAAGATAACAGCACCTTGGTGAGCCACTGTGATAACAAGACATCAGAAGAGACATGACCGAGGTTTCAGACAGGTCAGAGACCAGCCCCCGGAAACCCCCTCCCACCTGCAAGTATGTGGATGGCCACACCCTGCCCAACCGCATCTGCCCCCCCTAGTGACGGTACGGTAACTTGCTGGGCGGTGCAGGACGACGTTGTGACGGGAGATAAAGGTATAGCAAGGTAGGATAATCAAAAGGTAAATATCATTACCTGCCAGAGTGTCGGCTTCATTAATATCAAATGAGAGTGTGTTAATTACTGGAGCTGGGTAaactgggggagagagagggagagtgagagagagggagggacaaaGTGAGAGAAGGAGGgacagagggagagtgagagagagggagggacaaaGTGAGAGAAGGAGGgacagagtgagagtgagagagggagggagggagacagagagagagaaggagggacagagggagagtgagagagagggagggacaaaGTGAGAGAAGGAGGgacagagggagagtgagagagggagggagggagacagagagagagaaggagggacagagggagagtgagagagagggagggacaaaGTGAGAGAAGGAGGgacagagggagagtgagagacggagggagggagacagagagagagagagggaggcacagagccagagagtgagagagggagggagggagacagagagagagagagggaggcacagagccagagagtgagagagggagggagggagacagagagagagagagggaaacacagagccagagagtgagagggagggagggagacagagagagagagagggaggcacagagccagagagtgagagagggagggagggagacagagagagagagagggaggcacagagccagagagtgagagagggagggagggagacagagagagagagagggaggcacagagccagagagtgagagagggagggagagagacagagagagagagggaggcacagagccagagagtgagagagggagggagggagacagagagagagagggaggcacagagccagagagtgagagagggagggagggagacagagagagagagagggaggcacagagccagagagtgagagagggagggagagagacagagagagagagggaggcacagagccagagagtgagagagggagggagggagacagagagagagagagggaggcacagagccagagagtgagagagggagggagagagacagagagagagagggaggcacagagccagagagtgagagagggagggagggagacagagagagagagagggaggcacagagccagagagtgagagagggagggagggagacagagagagagagggaggcacagagccagagagtgagagagggagggagggagacagagagagagagagggaggcacagagccagag encodes the following:
- the LOC138371582 gene encoding S-antigen protein-like produces the protein MKLDQLESMKLDQLESLKPDQLESMKLDQLESMKLDQLESMKLDQLESMKLDQLESMKLDQLESMKLDQLESMKLDQLESMKLDQLESMKLDQLESMKLDQLESMKLDQLESLKLDQLESMKLDQLESMKLDQLESMKLDQLESMKLDQLESMKLDQLESMKLDQLESMKLDQLESMKLDQLESMKLDQLESMKLDQLESMKLDQLESMKLDQLESLKLDQLESMKLDQLESMKLDQLESMKLDQLESMKLDQLESMKLDQLESMKIDQLESMKRPIREHKT